A DNA window from Kitasatospora atroaurantiaca contains the following coding sequences:
- the zwf gene encoding glucose-6-phosphate dehydrogenase → MSNEYPEVEQGDPPLPPSNPLRDPADRRLPRIAGPSGLVIFGVTGDLSRKKLMPAIYDLANRGLLPPGFSLVGFARREWEDEDFAREVHDAVKEHARTPFREEVWQQLAKGMRFIQGTFDDDEAFEKLRETIEDLDKAQGTGGNFAFYLSVPPKFFPTVVQQLKKHGLAEPPKGSWRRAVIEKPFGHNLESAQELNRIVHEVFPRDEVFRIDHYLGKETVQNILALRFANTMFEPLWNRSYVDHVQITMAEDIGIGGRAGYYDGIGAARDVIQNHLLQLMALTAIEEPASFHPKALVAEKLKVLSAVKLPADLGKHTVRGQYAAGWQGGEEVVGYLDEDGIDPQSKTDTYAAIKLEINNRRWAGVPFYLRTGKRLGRRVTEIAVVFQRAPYLPFDSYATEELGQNALVIRVQPDEGVTVRFGSKVPGTSFEVRDVTMDFAYGESFTESSPEAYERLILDVLLGDANLFPRHQEVELSWEILDPIEKYWDTHGKPAQYPSGTWGPVEADEMLARDGRSWRRP, encoded by the coding sequence GTGAGCAACGAATACCCCGAGGTCGAGCAGGGCGATCCCCCGCTCCCGCCCTCGAATCCGCTGCGTGACCCTGCAGACCGACGGCTCCCGCGCATCGCGGGGCCGTCGGGCCTGGTCATCTTCGGAGTCACCGGTGACCTCTCGCGCAAGAAGCTGATGCCGGCCATCTACGACCTGGCCAACCGCGGCCTGCTGCCGCCGGGCTTCTCGCTCGTCGGCTTCGCGCGGCGCGAGTGGGAGGACGAGGACTTCGCCCGCGAGGTCCACGACGCCGTCAAGGAGCACGCCCGGACCCCCTTCCGCGAGGAGGTCTGGCAGCAGCTGGCCAAGGGCATGCGGTTCATCCAGGGCACCTTCGACGACGACGAGGCCTTCGAGAAGCTGCGCGAGACGATCGAGGACCTCGACAAGGCGCAGGGCACCGGCGGCAACTTCGCCTTCTACCTCTCCGTCCCGCCGAAGTTCTTCCCCACCGTCGTCCAGCAGCTCAAGAAGCACGGCCTGGCCGAGCCGCCGAAGGGCTCCTGGCGCCGCGCGGTGATCGAGAAGCCGTTCGGCCACAACCTGGAGTCCGCCCAGGAGTTGAACCGGATCGTCCACGAGGTCTTCCCCCGTGACGAGGTCTTCCGGATCGACCACTACCTGGGCAAGGAGACGGTCCAGAACATCCTGGCGCTGCGCTTCGCCAACACCATGTTCGAGCCGCTCTGGAACCGGTCGTACGTCGACCACGTGCAGATCACCATGGCGGAGGACATCGGTATCGGCGGGCGCGCCGGGTACTACGACGGCATCGGCGCGGCCCGCGACGTCATCCAGAACCACCTGCTCCAGCTGATGGCCCTCACCGCCATCGAGGAGCCCGCCTCCTTCCACCCCAAGGCTCTCGTCGCCGAGAAGCTGAAGGTGCTGAGCGCGGTCAAGCTCCCCGCCGACCTGGGCAAGCACACCGTGCGCGGCCAGTACGCGGCCGGCTGGCAGGGCGGCGAGGAGGTCGTCGGGTACCTGGACGAGGACGGCATCGACCCCCAGTCCAAGACCGACACCTACGCCGCCATCAAGCTGGAGATCAACAACCGCCGCTGGGCGGGCGTCCCGTTCTACCTGCGCACCGGCAAGCGTCTCGGCCGGCGGGTGACCGAGATCGCGGTGGTCTTCCAGCGCGCGCCGTACCTGCCCTTCGACTCGTACGCCACGGAGGAGCTCGGGCAGAACGCCCTGGTCATCCGGGTGCAGCCGGACGAGGGCGTGACGGTGCGGTTCGGCTCCAAGGTGCCGGGCACCTCCTTCGAGGTCCGCGACGTGACGATGGACTTCGCGTACGGCGAGTCCTTCACCGAGTCCAGCCCGGAGGCGTACGAGCGGCTCATCCTGGACGTGCTGCTCGGCGACGCCAACCTGTTCCCGCGGCACCAGGAGGTCGAACTCTCCTGGGAGATCCTCGACCCGATCGAGAAGTACTGGGACACCCACGGCAAGCCCGCCCAGTACCCCTCGGGGACCTGGGGCCCCGTGGAGGCGGACGAGATGCTCGCACGAGACGGCAGGAGCTGGCGCCGGCCATGA
- the tal gene encoding transaldolase, whose amino-acid sequence MTDALKRLSDEGVAIWLDDLSRERLNTGNLAELVQEKHVVGVTTNPTIFQKAIGGNGAYAGQIEDLAVRKVTVDEAVRMITTSDVRDAADVLRPVYDASNGRDGRVSIEVDPRLAHKTAPTVAEAKQLWWLVDRPNVFIKIPATKAGLPAITEVLAKGISVNVTLIFSLERYRAVMDAFLTGLEKAKATGLDLSQIESVASFFVSRVDTEIDKRLDKIGGDAKQLRSKAAVANARLAYQAYEEVFSSDRWKALEAAGAKPQRPLWASTGVKDPALPDTLYVTELVAPGTVNTMPEATLDATGDHGVITGDTITPNYADAKAVMDAIAAAGVDYDDVVQVLEDEGVEKFEASWNELLDTVAASLAAHATEN is encoded by the coding sequence ATGACTGACGCACTGAAGCGCCTCAGCGACGAAGGCGTGGCGATCTGGCTGGACGACCTCAGCCGTGAGCGGCTGAACACCGGCAACCTGGCCGAGCTGGTGCAGGAGAAGCACGTGGTCGGCGTGACCACCAACCCCACCATCTTCCAGAAGGCCATCGGCGGCAACGGCGCCTACGCCGGCCAGATCGAGGACCTCGCCGTCCGCAAGGTCACCGTGGACGAGGCCGTCCGCATGATCACCACCTCGGACGTGCGCGACGCCGCCGATGTGCTGCGCCCGGTCTACGACGCCTCCAACGGCCGTGACGGCCGGGTCTCCATCGAGGTCGACCCCCGTCTCGCCCACAAGACCGCGCCGACGGTCGCCGAGGCCAAGCAGCTGTGGTGGCTGGTGGACCGCCCCAACGTCTTCATCAAGATCCCCGCCACCAAGGCCGGCCTGCCCGCCATCACCGAGGTGCTCGCCAAGGGCATCAGCGTCAACGTCACGCTGATCTTCTCCCTCGAGCGCTACCGCGCCGTCATGGACGCCTTCCTGACCGGCCTGGAGAAGGCCAAGGCCACCGGCCTCGACCTCTCCCAGATCGAGTCCGTCGCCTCCTTCTTCGTGTCCCGCGTGGACACCGAGATCGACAAGCGCCTGGACAAGATCGGCGGCGACGCCAAGCAGCTGCGCTCCAAGGCCGCCGTCGCCAACGCGCGTCTCGCCTACCAGGCGTACGAAGAGGTCTTCAGCAGCGACCGCTGGAAGGCCCTGGAGGCCGCCGGCGCCAAGCCGCAGCGCCCGCTGTGGGCCTCGACCGGCGTCAAGGACCCGGCCCTGCCGGACACTCTGTACGTGACCGAGCTGGTCGCGCCCGGCACCGTCAACACCATGCCCGAGGCCACCCTGGACGCCACCGGCGACCACGGCGTGATCACCGGCGACACCATCACCCCCAACTACGCCGACGCCAAGGCCGTGATGGACGCCATCGCCGCCGCGGGCGTCGACTACGACGACGTCGTCCAGGTGCTGGAGGACGAGGGCGTCGAGAAGTTCGAGGCCTCCTGGAACGAACTGCTCGACACCGTCGCCGCCTCCCTCGCCGCTCACGCCACCGAGAACTGA
- the tkt gene encoding transketolase produces the protein MSTTPTNAFEWTELDQRTVDTARVLAMDAVQKVGNGHPGTAMSLAPAAYLIFQHFLRHDPTDPAWTGRDRFVLSPGHTSLTLYTQLYFSGYGLSLDDLKAFRVAGSRTPGHPEHGHTAGVETTTGPLGQGIANAVGMAMAARYERGLFDPEAAEGASPFDHTIWAIVSDGDLEEGVSAEASSLAGHQKLGNLVALYDDNHISIEGDTETAFSEDVLARYEAYGWHVQRVTPKPDGDIDVHALAVALDAAKAETSRPSIIAMRTIIAWPAPDAQNTAKAHGSALGEAEIAATKKLLGFDPQKTFEVTDEVINHARKVVQRGKAARHEWEKGYHAWREGNPERAAEFDRITAGELPDGWEKHIPSFPAGKDVATRKASGDTLKAIGAVIPELWGGSADLAESNLTTIDEHSSFLPADNPLKSAGPYGRTIHFGIREHAMGSTMNGIALHGNTRIYGGTFLVFADYMRPAVRLAALMKLPVTYVWTHDSIGLGEDGPTHQPVEHLASLRAIPGLAMVRPADANETAVAWHTIIERHSSHPGPVGLALTRQNVPTFDREVFGPAEGTAKGGYVLAEASDSAPKVILIGTGSEVQLAVKAREELEADGIPTRVVSMPSIEWFNEQDQAYRDSVLPPNVRARVSVEAGIAQGWRELVGDAGRIISLEHFGASADYKVLFREFGLTADAVANAARASLRTVEAISR, from the coding sequence GTGAGCACCACGCCGACGAACGCATTCGAGTGGACCGAGCTGGATCAGCGGACCGTCGACACAGCCCGGGTTCTGGCCATGGACGCAGTCCAGAAGGTCGGCAACGGGCACCCCGGGACGGCCATGTCGCTGGCCCCCGCGGCGTACCTGATCTTCCAGCACTTCCTGCGCCACGACCCCACCGACCCCGCCTGGACCGGCCGCGACCGCTTCGTGCTCTCCCCCGGGCACACCTCGCTGACGCTCTACACGCAGCTCTACTTCTCGGGCTACGGGCTGTCGCTGGACGACCTGAAGGCCTTCCGCGTCGCGGGAAGCCGCACCCCGGGCCACCCGGAGCACGGCCACACGGCCGGCGTCGAGACCACCACGGGCCCGCTGGGCCAGGGCATCGCCAACGCGGTGGGCATGGCGATGGCCGCCCGCTACGAGCGCGGCCTGTTCGACCCGGAGGCCGCCGAGGGCGCCTCCCCCTTCGACCACACCATCTGGGCCATCGTCTCCGACGGCGACCTGGAGGAGGGTGTCTCCGCCGAGGCCTCCTCGCTGGCGGGGCATCAGAAGCTGGGCAACCTGGTCGCGCTGTACGACGACAACCACATCTCGATCGAGGGCGACACCGAGACCGCCTTCTCCGAGGACGTCCTGGCCCGGTACGAGGCGTACGGCTGGCACGTCCAGCGGGTGACGCCGAAGCCGGACGGCGACATCGACGTCCACGCCCTGGCGGTGGCCCTGGACGCGGCGAAGGCCGAGACCTCGCGCCCGTCGATCATCGCGATGCGGACGATCATCGCCTGGCCGGCGCCGGACGCGCAGAACACCGCCAAGGCGCACGGCTCCGCGCTCGGCGAGGCCGAGATCGCCGCGACCAAGAAGCTCCTCGGCTTCGACCCGCAGAAGACCTTCGAGGTCACCGACGAGGTCATCAACCACGCGCGCAAGGTCGTGCAGCGCGGCAAGGCCGCCCGCCACGAGTGGGAGAAGGGGTACCACGCCTGGCGCGAGGGCAACCCGGAGCGCGCCGCCGAGTTCGACCGCATCACCGCGGGCGAGCTGCCGGACGGCTGGGAGAAGCACATCCCGTCCTTCCCGGCCGGCAAGGACGTCGCGACCCGCAAGGCGTCCGGTGACACCCTCAAGGCGATCGGCGCGGTGATCCCGGAGCTGTGGGGCGGCTCGGCCGACCTCGCGGAGTCCAACCTCACCACCATCGACGAGCACAGCTCGTTCCTGCCCGCGGACAACCCGCTGAAGTCGGCCGGCCCCTACGGCCGGACCATCCACTTCGGCATCCGCGAGCACGCCATGGGCTCGACCATGAACGGCATCGCGCTGCACGGCAACACCCGCATCTACGGCGGCACCTTCCTGGTCTTCGCCGACTACATGCGCCCCGCCGTGCGTCTCGCCGCCCTGATGAAGCTGCCGGTCACCTACGTGTGGACGCACGACTCCATCGGTCTCGGCGAGGACGGCCCGACCCACCAGCCGGTCGAGCACCTGGCCTCGCTGCGTGCCATCCCGGGCCTGGCGATGGTCCGCCCGGCCGACGCCAACGAGACGGCCGTCGCCTGGCACACCATCATCGAGCGGCACTCCAGCCACCCCGGCCCGGTCGGTCTGGCGCTCACCCGGCAGAACGTGCCCACCTTCGACCGCGAGGTCTTCGGTCCCGCCGAGGGCACCGCCAAGGGCGGCTACGTGCTCGCCGAGGCCTCGGACAGCGCGCCGAAGGTGATCCTGATCGGCACCGGCTCCGAGGTGCAGCTCGCGGTCAAGGCGCGCGAGGAGCTGGAGGCCGACGGCATCCCCACCCGCGTGGTGTCCATGCCGTCCATCGAGTGGTTCAACGAGCAGGACCAGGCGTACCGCGACAGCGTGCTGCCGCCGAACGTCCGGGCCCGTGTCTCGGTCGAGGCGGGCATCGCCCAGGGCTGGCGCGAGCTGGTCGGCGACGCCGGCCGCATCATCAGCCTGGAGCACTTCGGTGCCTCCGCCGACTACAAGGTGCTCTTCCGGGAGTTCGGCCTGACCGCCGACGCCGTGGCCAACGCCGCGCGCGCGTCGCTGCGTACGGTCGAGGCCATCTCCCGCTGA
- a CDS encoding heme o synthase, producing MTAVESRPAGVVGATPARRPFGARVGAFVALTKPRIIELLLITTVPVMFLAQRGVPDPLLVLYVVIGGYLSAGGANALNMYIDRDIDAVMSRTERRPLVTGMVSPREALVFGISLAIGSTVWLWALVNALASALALTALLFYVFVYTLGLKRRTAQNIVWGGIAGCMPVFVGWAAVTNSVSWSALVLFLVIFFWTPPHYWPLSMKVREDYAKAGVPMLPVIKGNLAVARQIVAYSWVMVAVSLALWPLAHTSWLYPVSALVLGAFWLKEAHGLHARAKAGVVGAKLKEMRLFHWSITYLTLLFVVIAVDPFVK from the coding sequence GTGACCGCCGTCGAATCCCGCCCTGCCGGGGTGGTCGGGGCGACCCCCGCGCGCCGGCCGTTCGGGGCCCGTGTCGGGGCATTCGTCGCACTGACCAAGCCTCGGATCATCGAGCTGCTGCTGATCACCACCGTCCCGGTGATGTTCCTGGCGCAGCGCGGGGTACCCGATCCGCTGCTGGTCCTCTATGTCGTCATCGGCGGCTACCTGTCGGCCGGCGGCGCCAACGCGCTCAACATGTACATCGACCGCGACATCGACGCGGTGATGTCGCGCACCGAGCGGCGCCCGCTGGTGACCGGCATGGTGTCGCCCCGCGAGGCACTGGTCTTCGGCATCTCGCTGGCGATCGGCTCGACGGTCTGGCTCTGGGCCCTGGTCAACGCGCTCGCCTCGGCACTGGCGCTGACCGCACTCCTCTTCTACGTCTTCGTCTACACCCTGGGCCTGAAGCGGCGCACCGCGCAGAACATCGTCTGGGGCGGCATCGCCGGCTGCATGCCGGTCTTCGTCGGCTGGGCCGCGGTGACCAACTCGGTCTCCTGGTCGGCGCTGGTGCTCTTCCTCGTCATCTTCTTCTGGACGCCGCCGCACTACTGGCCGCTCTCGATGAAGGTCCGCGAGGACTACGCCAAGGCCGGCGTCCCGATGCTCCCGGTGATCAAGGGCAACCTCGCGGTGGCCCGTCAGATCGTCGCCTACTCCTGGGTGATGGTGGCCGTCTCGCTGGCCCTCTGGCCGCTGGCGCACACCAGCTGGCTCTACCCCGTCTCGGCGCTGGTGCTCGGCGCGTTCTGGCTCAAGGAGGCGCACGGGCTGCACGCCCGCGCCAAGGCCGGCGTGGTGGGCGCCAAGCTCAAGGAGATGCGCCTGTTCCACTGGTCCATCACCTACCTGACGCTGCTCTTCGTGGTCATCGCGGTGGACCCGTTCGTGAAGTAG
- a CDS encoding DUF2461 domain-containing protein, whose amino-acid sequence MTFQGWPAEALEFYEHLEADNSKSFWTDHKAVYEQVVREPMAELLEKLEPEFGPGKIFRPNRDVRFSADKSPYKTHIGAFLEAGGYIQLSADGLACGNGMYHLATDQLERFRSAVAEDVTGAELERVIAKVRKAGPEVVGRDALKTAPRGYPKDHPRIELLRYKGLIAWQEWEPAEWLGTPKAYQRITGFLRASQPLKEWLDARVGPSELPER is encoded by the coding sequence GTGACCTTCCAAGGCTGGCCGGCGGAGGCGCTCGAGTTCTACGAGCACCTGGAGGCCGACAACTCGAAGTCGTTCTGGACCGACCACAAGGCCGTGTACGAGCAGGTGGTGCGCGAGCCGATGGCGGAGCTGTTGGAGAAACTGGAGCCGGAGTTCGGGCCGGGCAAGATCTTCCGGCCCAACCGGGACGTCCGGTTCAGCGCCGACAAGTCCCCGTACAAGACGCACATCGGCGCGTTCCTGGAGGCGGGCGGCTACATCCAGCTGTCCGCGGACGGGCTGGCCTGCGGCAACGGCATGTACCACCTCGCGACGGACCAGCTGGAGCGGTTCCGCTCCGCGGTCGCGGAGGACGTCACCGGGGCCGAGCTGGAGCGGGTGATCGCGAAGGTGCGCAAGGCCGGGCCCGAGGTGGTCGGCCGGGACGCGCTGAAGACCGCGCCGCGCGGCTACCCGAAGGACCACCCGAGGATCGAGCTGCTGCGCTACAAGGGCCTGATCGCCTGGCAGGAGTGGGAGCCCGCCGAGTGGCTGGGCACTCCGAAGGCGTACCAGCGGATCACCGGGTTCCTGCGCGCCTCGCAGCCGCTGAAGGAGTGGCTGGACGCCCGGGTCGGCCCGAGCGAACTGCCCGAACGTTGA
- a CDS encoding COX15/CtaA family protein yields MRTPSSLLADRWQPSGVIVRRAALAALVMSVVIVVTGGAVRLTASGLGCTTWPRCTGESVTPTPEMGIHGVIEFTNRMLAYVLSAAIGWAILAARCHVPWRRSLTKLGWAQFWLVMSNAVLGGITVLTGLNPYTVAAHLIAAMGLVWVALLMWERSKEGDGAPQLAVSRPIVQLSYVLVTVIGLLVAAGTLVTGAGHHPGAPGKDGKPVPRIPLDYDRLAQVHADLAFLSVGLVIAVIFVFAAVKAPPAARARVRELFVLLLAQGVLGFVQYFTQVPELLVGIHMLGATLVWAAALRIPLALRVRLDEPAPAVPAQALQTA; encoded by the coding sequence GTGCGTACCCCCTCCTCCCTCCTCGCCGACCGCTGGCAGCCGTCCGGCGTGATCGTCCGGCGGGCCGCGCTCGCCGCATTGGTGATGAGCGTGGTCATCGTGGTCACCGGCGGCGCCGTCCGGCTCACCGCCTCCGGCCTCGGCTGCACCACCTGGCCCCGCTGCACGGGCGAGAGCGTCACGCCCACGCCCGAGATGGGCATCCACGGCGTCATCGAGTTCACCAACCGGATGCTCGCCTACGTGCTGAGCGCGGCGATCGGCTGGGCCATCCTCGCCGCCCGCTGCCACGTCCCGTGGCGGCGGAGCCTCACCAAGCTCGGCTGGGCGCAGTTCTGGCTGGTGATGAGCAACGCCGTCCTCGGCGGCATCACGGTGCTCACCGGTCTCAACCCGTACACCGTGGCGGCGCACCTGATCGCCGCGATGGGCCTGGTCTGGGTCGCGCTGCTGATGTGGGAGCGCTCGAAGGAGGGTGACGGCGCGCCGCAGCTCGCGGTAAGCCGGCCGATCGTCCAGCTCTCGTACGTCCTGGTGACGGTGATCGGCCTGCTGGTGGCCGCCGGGACGCTGGTGACCGGTGCCGGCCACCACCCGGGCGCGCCGGGCAAGGACGGGAAGCCGGTGCCCCGGATCCCGCTCGACTACGACCGTCTCGCCCAGGTCCACGCCGACCTGGCGTTCCTGTCGGTCGGCCTGGTGATCGCGGTGATCTTCGTCTTCGCCGCCGTCAAGGCCCCGCCGGCCGCGCGGGCGCGGGTCCGCGAGCTGTTCGTCCTCCTGCTGGCGCAGGGGGTGCTCGGCTTCGTCCAGTACTTCACCCAGGTCCCGGAGCTGCTGGTCGGCATCCACATGCTCGGCGCCACCCTGGTCTGGGCCGCCGCCCTGCGCATCCCGCTCGCCCTGCGCGTCCGGCTCGACGAGCCGGCGCCGGCTGTGCCGGCCCAGGCGCTGCAGACCGCCTGA
- a CDS encoding choice-of-anchor A family protein yields MRISVPAAALALGGSLALGAFVAPAAHATPTGGQCQSFGVGIRYGEFTEGDDTHAADRTAVNGAAAIGGNADFGGGIRIAGDDEFPPTRQIDALPGGNALVVAGNINVGTRDTRVSYGNVVHGGSKLGSGLLETSHGKVVQGAPPVDFAAEFANLRAVSTELAARKPTAKSIWTTYSGDLKMLTLNGTDKSLNIFTMTAEQLKTAGAIAINAPEGSANVVNVLGGSSELAAVSISVRPMKGTLWNFPTATKVVKNSQLGWQGSVLAPNAAVDLGKGGIYGSVIAKSLTVGGGKIYNTPFTACIPAAATLPTGTPTGTPTGTPTKTPTPKQSTTPPLATGTTTGGGDLALTGANGVIPLAIGGVAVLGVGGAIVVATRRRTAKKA; encoded by the coding sequence ATGCGCATATCCGTACCCGCCGCCGCCCTCGCGCTCGGCGGTTCACTTGCCCTCGGTGCGTTCGTCGCGCCGGCGGCCCACGCGACGCCGACCGGGGGGCAGTGCCAGAGCTTCGGTGTTGGCATCCGCTACGGCGAGTTCACCGAGGGCGATGACACCCACGCGGCCGACCGGACCGCCGTGAACGGAGCAGCCGCCATCGGCGGCAACGCCGACTTCGGCGGCGGCATCCGGATCGCCGGCGACGACGAGTTCCCGCCGACGCGGCAGATCGACGCACTGCCCGGCGGCAACGCCCTGGTGGTCGCAGGGAACATCAATGTCGGCACGCGTGATACCCGCGTGTCGTACGGCAACGTCGTCCACGGCGGCAGCAAGCTCGGCAGCGGGCTTCTGGAAACCAGCCACGGGAAGGTCGTGCAGGGAGCCCCGCCGGTCGACTTCGCCGCGGAGTTCGCCAACCTGCGTGCCGTCTCCACCGAGCTGGCGGCCAGGAAGCCCACCGCGAAGAGCATCTGGACCACCTACAGCGGCGACCTGAAGATGCTCACGCTGAACGGTACGGACAAGAGCCTCAACATCTTCACGATGACGGCGGAGCAGCTGAAGACCGCCGGGGCGATCGCGATCAACGCGCCGGAAGGCTCGGCGAACGTGGTCAACGTGCTCGGCGGCAGCTCTGAGCTGGCCGCAGTCTCGATCAGCGTCAGACCCATGAAGGGGACGCTCTGGAACTTCCCGACGGCCACCAAGGTGGTCAAGAACTCCCAGCTCGGCTGGCAGGGCAGTGTCCTCGCCCCGAACGCGGCCGTCGACCTGGGTAAGGGCGGGATCTACGGTTCGGTGATCGCCAAGTCGCTGACCGTCGGCGGCGGGAAGATCTACAACACCCCGTTCACCGCCTGCATCCCGGCCGCGGCGACCCTGCCGACCGGCACCCCGACCGGCACGCCGACCGGGACGCCGACGAAGACCCCGACCCCCAAGCAGAGCACCACCCCGCCGCTGGCCACCGGTACCACCACCGGAGGCGGCGACCTCGCCCTCACCGGTGCGAACGGCGTGATCCCGCTGGCGATCGGCGGCGTGGCCGTGCTCGGCGTCGGCGGCGCGATCGTGGTGGCCACCCGTCGTCGGACGGCCAAGAAGGCCTGA
- a CDS encoding LAETG motif-containing sortase-dependent surface protein → MARRISGGLVAAAAGLGVLAPLVLAGGASAHVPSWTVTCEKISVKLTSYDPKFQNSVSLTLDGEKLLDHQKFGEAFSQDFVVKPHTKDLKAVLTVVTDQDPKGDQGWTVTKTATIAPCPQTHSPSPSPSPSSSKPTVKPTTSKPVPSPSHTGPELASTGGGSNTPVIAGIGVGVIALGGGLVLLTRRRQSRRH, encoded by the coding sequence ATGGCGCGACGGATTTCCGGTGGGTTGGTGGCCGCGGCAGCCGGGCTCGGGGTGCTGGCACCCCTGGTGCTGGCGGGTGGTGCCTCCGCGCACGTGCCGTCCTGGACCGTGACCTGCGAGAAGATCAGCGTCAAGCTGACCAGCTACGACCCGAAGTTCCAGAACTCGGTCAGCCTCACCCTGGACGGCGAGAAGCTGCTGGACCACCAGAAGTTCGGCGAGGCCTTCAGCCAGGACTTCGTCGTGAAGCCGCACACCAAGGACCTCAAGGCCGTCCTGACCGTCGTCACCGACCAGGACCCGAAGGGCGACCAGGGCTGGACGGTCACCAAGACCGCGACCATCGCCCCATGCCCGCAGACCCACTCCCCGAGCCCCAGCCCGTCCCCTTCGTCCAGCAAGCCCACGGTGAAGCCGACGACCAGCAAGCCCGTGCCGTCGCCCAGCCACACCGGCCCGGAGCTCGCCTCGACCGGCGGCGGCAGCAACACCCCGGTCATCGCCGGGATCGGGGTGGGCGTGATCGCCCTCGGCGGCGGACTCGTCCTCCTGACCCGCCGTCGGCAGTCCCGCCGCCACTAG
- a CDS encoding ABC transporter permease, with product MTSYAPAPGAAPVGRMLLAQTAFETRMLLRNGEQLLLTVVIPTVLLVLFSAVDIVTVDGPGKRVDFLAPGLLALAVMSTAFTGQAIATGFERRYGVLKRLGASPLPRWALLTAKTGCVLVTEVLQVALLSVIALALGWSPQGNPLSVAALLVLGTAAFSGLGLLMAGTLRAEATLAAANLVFILLLLAGGVVVPLSKFPSGVRTVLELLPISALSDGLRSVLQYGAGVPWSDLGILGVWAVLGLGAAARFFRWE from the coding sequence ATGACTTCGTACGCCCCTGCTCCGGGCGCGGCGCCGGTCGGCCGGATGCTGCTCGCGCAGACCGCCTTCGAGACCAGGATGCTGCTGCGCAACGGCGAGCAGCTGCTGCTGACGGTGGTCATCCCGACCGTCCTGCTGGTCCTCTTCAGCGCGGTCGACATCGTCACGGTCGACGGCCCCGGCAAACGGGTCGACTTCCTGGCCCCCGGCCTGCTGGCGCTGGCCGTGATGTCCACCGCCTTCACCGGGCAGGCGATCGCCACCGGCTTCGAGCGGCGCTACGGCGTGCTCAAGCGCCTCGGTGCGAGCCCGCTGCCGCGCTGGGCGCTGCTCACCGCGAAGACCGGGTGCGTCCTGGTCACCGAGGTGCTGCAGGTGGCCCTGCTGTCGGTGATCGCGCTGGCGCTCGGCTGGTCACCGCAGGGCAACCCGCTTTCCGTGGCCGCGCTGTTGGTGCTCGGCACCGCCGCCTTCTCGGGCCTGGGCCTGCTGATGGCCGGCACGCTGCGGGCGGAGGCCACGCTGGCCGCGGCCAACCTGGTCTTCATCCTGCTGCTGCTGGCCGGCGGTGTGGTCGTCCCGCTGTCCAAGTTCCCGTCGGGCGTACGGACGGTGCTGGAACTGCTGCCGATCAGTGCGCTCTCGGACGGGCTGCGGTCGGTGCTCCAGTACGGCGCCGGGGTGCCCTGGTCGGACCTGGGCATTCTGGGCGTGTGGGCGGTACTGGGGTTGGGCGCGGCGGCGCGCTTCTTCCGCTGGGAGTGA
- a CDS encoding ABC transporter ATP-binding protein: MHTEPAVEVAGLVKRYGSKIAVDGLDLTIARGAITAVLGPNGAGKTTTIETCEGYRRPDAGTVRVLGLDPVADPRQLRPRVGVMLQSGGVYAGARAVEMLKHTAKLHADPLDVDALVERLGLGSCGRTTYRRLSGGQQQRLALAMAVVGRPELVFLDEPTAGLDPQARRATWDLVRDLRRDGVTVVVTTHHMDEAEQLADQVAVVDRGRVIATGSPEELCRGGAESSLHFDGPAGLDLGSLRKVLPDGAAVTEPAPGSYRVEAPLDPRLLATVTAWCAEAGVMPEKLTVQRRSLEDVFLELTGRELRS; this comes from the coding sequence ATGCACACAGAACCCGCGGTCGAAGTGGCCGGGCTGGTGAAGCGGTACGGCTCCAAGATCGCGGTGGACGGTCTCGACCTCACCATCGCGCGCGGCGCGATCACCGCCGTCCTCGGCCCGAACGGCGCCGGGAAGACCACCACCATCGAGACCTGCGAGGGCTACCGCCGCCCCGACGCCGGCACGGTCCGCGTCCTCGGGCTCGACCCGGTCGCCGACCCCCGGCAGCTCAGGCCCCGGGTCGGCGTGATGCTGCAGTCCGGCGGCGTCTACGCGGGCGCGCGCGCCGTCGAGATGCTCAAGCACACCGCCAAGCTGCACGCCGACCCGCTGGACGTCGACGCGCTGGTCGAGCGGCTCGGCCTCGGCTCCTGCGGCCGGACCACCTACCGCCGCCTCTCCGGCGGCCAGCAGCAGCGCCTCGCCCTGGCGATGGCCGTGGTCGGCCGCCCCGAACTGGTCTTCCTGGACGAACCCACCGCCGGCCTCGACCCGCAGGCCCGCCGCGCCACCTGGGACCTGGTCCGCGACCTGAGGCGCGACGGCGTCACCGTCGTGGTGACCACCCACCACATGGACGAGGCCGAACAGCTCGCCGACCAGGTGGCCGTCGTCGACCGGGGCAGGGTCATCGCCACCGGCAGCCCCGAGGAGCTCTGCCGGGGCGGCGCCGAGAGCAGCCTGCACTTCGACGGCCCGGCCGGACTCGACCTCGGCTCGCTGCGCAAGGTCCTCCCGGACGGAGCCGCGGTCACCGAACCCGCCCCCGGCTCCTACCGCGTCGAGGCACCGCTCGACCCCAGGCTGCTCGCCACCGTCACCGCCTGGTGCGCGGAGGCCGGGGTCATGCCGGAGAAGCTGACGGTCCAGCGCCGCAGCCTCGAAGACGTCTTCCTCGAACTGACCGGACGGGAGCTCCGCTCATGA